A segment of the Candidatus Glassbacteria bacterium genome:
TATCGCCGCCACCAACCGCGAGTTGGAAAACGATGTCGAAGCCGGCCGTTTCCGCCGCGACCTCTACTACCGCCTCAACGTCATCCCGATCTTCATGCCGCCCCTGCGCAGGCGGCGCGAGGATATCCCGCTGCTGATCGACTACTTCCTGGAGCGCAACGGCGAGGAGGCGGATCACGGCGAGCGTTTTACGCCCGCGGCTCTCGAAAAACTGGAAAGCTATCACTGGCCGGGTAACGTGCGTGAACTGGAAAACGTGATCGAGCAGGTCTCCGTCCTCGCCCCGTCGAAAAAAATCGGTGACGAATATCTGCCGGATAAAATCCGCAACCCGGTGCCGCAGAATTTCGTCGATGACCAGCCCAAGGCCACACCCACCCTGGATACTGTCGAGCTGGCCTATATCAACTGGGTGATGGACCAGGTGGGCGGCAGCAAGAAAGAGGCGGCCCGGATTCTCGGTATCGACCCCTCTACATTATACCGCAAACTCACCCGCTGAACCATTAGAACCCGCTGTTTGCCAGGTTTTTCTTTTCCGGCCCGTCAGCGTCTGTTATATTGCACGAAACTCAAAATTTCCCGCAGAAATCCGTGAAGTTACTGGAGGAACAGTATGGAAGTCATCATCAAGGATAATTACGAGGAACTGAGCAAATTGGCCGCCCGGGTTATCGCCAGGATCGTGCGCAACAACCCGTGCGCCGTGCTGGGCCTGGCCACCGGGGGAACCCCGGTGGGCTGCTACCGGGAACTGATGAGGATGCACACCGAAGAGGGACTCGATTTCTCCCAGATCGTCACGTTCAACCTTGACGAATACGTAGCTCTGCCCGAGGACCACGGGCAAAGCTACCACCGGTTCATGTGGGATAACCTGTTCAGCCGGATCAATGTCGTTTCAGCCAACGTGCATATCCCCGATGGCAACGCGGATGATCTCCACAAGGCCTGCGATGAATACGAGATGGAAATTGACGAACACGGCGGCATGGATCTCCAACTGCTCGGGATCGGCACCAACGGCCATATTGCGTTCAACGAGCCGGGCAGCAGCCTGGGCAGCAGGACTCGGATCAAGACGCTGACCGAACGGACCCGTCAGGACA
Coding sequences within it:
- the nagB gene encoding glucosamine-6-phosphate deaminase; the protein is MEVIIKDNYEELSKLAARVIARIVRNNPCAVLGLATGGTPVGCYRELMRMHTEEGLDFSQIVTFNLDEYVALPEDHGQSYHRFMWDNLFSRINVVSANVHIPDGNADDLHKACDEYEMEIDEHGGMDLQLLGIGTNGHIAFNEPGSSLGSRTRIKTLTERTRQDNSRFFDSIDEVPKYCMTMGIGTIMEAGKLLLLANGENKAEAIARAVEGPITASVPASAIQLHPDVTVIMDRAASAGLTREYHSEPHHLEDEE
- a CDS encoding sigma-54-dependent Fis family transcriptional regulator; amino-acid sequence: STVLIQGESGTGKELVARYIFNASNRGQRPFVPVNCGALTETLLESELFGHLKGSFTGALSSKDGLFKVASGGTIFLDEIGDTSPSFQVRLLRVLQEREITPVGSTEPLSVDIRIIAATNRELENDVEAGRFRRDLYYRLNVIPIFMPPLRRRREDIPLLIDYFLERNGEEADHGERFTPAALEKLESYHWPGNVRELENVIEQVSVLAPSKKIGDEYLPDKIRNPVPQNFVDDQPKATPTLDTVELAYINWVMDQVGGSKKEAARILGIDPSTLYRKLTR